The Oncorhynchus tshawytscha isolate Ot180627B linkage group LG05, Otsh_v2.0, whole genome shotgun sequence genome includes a window with the following:
- the LOC121846583 gene encoding 4-trimethylaminobutyraldehyde dehydrogenase-like: MYSNTDNCTDAMTCVKEIFGPVMSVMPFDTEEEVLKRANNTTFGLVSGVFTKDISQAHRMAENLQAGTCFINNYNISPVEVPFGGFKQCCGKVLAGRTAR; the protein is encoded by the exons ATGTATTCCAACACAGACAACTGCACAGATGCCATGACGTGTGTGAAGGAGATCTTTGGGCCTGTAATGTCAGTGATGCCCTTTGACACCGAAGAGGAAGTGCTGAAGAGGGCCAACAACACTACATTCGGCCTGGTTTCTGGAGTCTTCACCAA GGATATATCCCAGGCCCACCGGATGGCTGAGAACCTGCAGGCTGGAACCTGCTTCATCAACAACTACAACATCAGCCCTGTGGAAGTACCCTTCGGAGGGTTCAAGCAGTGTTGTGGGAAG GTTTTGGCAGGGAGAACGGCCAGGTGA